One Curtobacterium herbarum genomic window carries:
- a CDS encoding isochorismate synthase, whose product MTRSTTAVQPLTVSTRILDDPGAVLRHTLAGHPMAFVRGGDGIVGIGEAMRFTFSGPTRMRDASALWREIVAAAVVDDPVRLRGSGLVAFGTFAFADDSAATSVLIVPRVVVGRRRGRAWITAIDTTDTPAPLPFTSTSVPVPRVGPHVSVALQPGAVDEDAYAASVAAAVTAITAGRAQKVVLARDLVGTLPPGADRRAVLLDLAAAYPTCVTFAVDGLIGATPETLARTEGRTLTARVLAGSAARGTDAESDRVAAETLAASTKDLEEHAFAISSLVASLRPIAADLRVDPEPFRLQLPNVWHLASDVEAVLPAGVTALDVADALHPTAAVAGTPTDVAVRLVAELEGVDRGRYAGPVGWLGASGDGEWMLALRSAQIDEDGTVRAWAGAGIVAGSEPAREVAETRLKFRPIVDALA is encoded by the coding sequence GTGACCCGTTCCACCACAGCGGTCCAGCCCCTCACGGTGTCGACCCGGATCCTCGACGACCCGGGAGCCGTGCTCCGCCACACCCTCGCCGGACACCCGATGGCCTTCGTGCGGGGCGGCGACGGGATCGTCGGGATCGGCGAGGCCATGCGCTTCACGTTCTCCGGCCCGACCCGGATGCGCGACGCCTCGGCGCTCTGGCGGGAGATCGTCGCGGCCGCCGTCGTCGACGACCCGGTCCGGCTCCGTGGCAGCGGTCTGGTGGCGTTCGGCACCTTCGCGTTCGCCGACGACTCCGCCGCCACGAGCGTCCTCATCGTGCCGCGCGTCGTGGTCGGTCGCCGTCGGGGTCGGGCGTGGATCACCGCGATCGACACCACCGACACCCCTGCTCCCCTGCCCTTCACGAGCACCTCGGTGCCGGTCCCCCGCGTCGGCCCGCACGTCTCCGTCGCGCTGCAGCCCGGCGCGGTCGACGAGGACGCCTACGCGGCCTCGGTCGCCGCCGCGGTCACCGCCATCACGGCCGGTCGTGCGCAGAAGGTCGTCCTGGCCCGCGACCTGGTCGGGACCCTGCCGCCCGGCGCCGACCGCCGTGCGGTGCTCCTCGACCTGGCCGCCGCCTACCCGACCTGCGTCACCTTCGCCGTCGACGGGCTCATCGGGGCGACCCCGGAGACGCTCGCCCGGACGGAGGGGCGCACCCTGACCGCTCGGGTGCTCGCCGGCAGTGCCGCCCGGGGGACGGACGCCGAGAGCGACCGGGTCGCCGCCGAGACCCTCGCCGCGAGCACGAAGGACCTGGAGGAGCACGCCTTCGCGATCTCGAGCCTGGTCGCGTCGCTGCGGCCGATCGCCGCGGACCTCCGGGTCGACCCCGAGCCGTTCCGTCTGCAGCTGCCGAACGTGTGGCACCTGGCCAGTGACGTCGAGGCCGTCCTGCCCGCCGGCGTGACCGCGCTCGACGTCGCCGACGCACTGCACCCGACCGCCGCGGTCGCCGGGACCCCGACGGACGTCGCGGTCCGGCTCGTCGCCGAGCTGGAGGGCGTGGACCGCGGACGGTACGCCGGTCCCGTCGGCTGGTTGGGCGCCTCCGGGGACGGCGAGTGGATGCTCGCGCTCCGGAGCGCGCAGATCGACGAGGACGGCACGGTCCGCGCGTGGGCCGGCGCCGGGATCGTCGCGGGCTCCGAGCCGGCGCGGGAGGT
- a CDS encoding demethylmenaquinone methyltransferase, with the protein MSRADMQKRPDEVAAMFDDVAAKYDLTNDILSAGNAPLWRVATVKAVDPQPGERVLDLAAGTGTSSAALAKKGAEVTALDLSSGMIAVGRERHPEITFVEGDAEHLPFDDESFDAVTISFGLRNVNDPMQALTEMLRVLRPGGRLVICEFSTPPLAALRFGYTTYLKRVLPGIAKLSSSNPAAYRYLAESIEAWPDQQVLSQWLRGVGFTMVAHRNLTAGIVALHRGRKPVEGSVRESAARRAKARREHQPTGEQPRVEPEA; encoded by the coding sequence GTGAGCAGAGCGGACATGCAGAAGCGGCCGGACGAAGTGGCGGCCATGTTCGACGACGTCGCAGCGAAGTACGACCTGACCAACGACATCCTGTCGGCGGGCAACGCACCGCTGTGGCGCGTCGCGACGGTGAAGGCCGTCGACCCCCAGCCGGGCGAGCGTGTGCTCGACCTCGCTGCCGGCACCGGGACCAGTTCCGCTGCCCTGGCGAAGAAGGGTGCCGAGGTCACCGCCCTCGACCTGTCGTCGGGCATGATCGCGGTCGGTCGCGAACGCCACCCCGAGATCACCTTCGTCGAGGGGGACGCCGAGCACCTGCCCTTCGACGACGAGTCGTTCGACGCGGTCACGATCTCGTTCGGGCTGCGCAACGTCAACGACCCGATGCAGGCCCTGACCGAGATGCTGCGGGTGCTCAGGCCCGGCGGCCGCCTGGTCATCTGCGAGTTCTCCACCCCGCCGCTCGCCGCGCTGCGGTTCGGCTACACCACGTACCTCAAGCGGGTCCTGCCCGGCATCGCGAAGCTCTCGAGCAGCAACCCGGCGGCCTACCGCTACCTGGCCGAGTCGATCGAGGCGTGGCCGGACCAGCAGGTCCTCAGCCAGTGGCTCCGCGGCGTCGGCTTCACGATGGTCGCGCACCGCAACCTCACCGCCGGCATCGTCGCGCTGCACCGTGGCCGCAAGCCGGTCGAGGGCAGCGTGCGCGAGTCCGCCGCCCGCCGTGCCAAGGCGCGTCGCGAGCACCAGCCCACGGGCGAGCAGCCCCGCGTGGAGCCCGAGGCCTAG
- a CDS encoding polyprenyl synthetase family protein, with amino-acid sequence MNPSVPVARRAPSLRASLGIGERLFATPADRRFIAAVDDGLEHVEQGLEDAMRSADTLADTTSRYLLSAGGKRIRPTLTLLIAQLGDGVTDHVVKAAVSVEMTHLASLYHDDVMDEAPVRRGVPAAHVTYGNNIAILTGDLLFARASLITADLGPEGIRMQAETFQRLCMGQLHETTGPQPDDDPVEHYIQVLSDKTGSLIATAARAGVLFSGADRSLLEAVGTFGEKVGVAFQLVDDVIDLAPAKDKTGKIAGNDLRAGVDTLPLLQLRRRAATDQGAAALLARIEQHVRDAPDDAVHSDAYQSAVTELREHEATRATRALAASWADEAVAALAPLPDGTVKRALTRFAETVVDRSR; translated from the coding sequence TTGAACCCGAGTGTCCCGGTCGCCCGACGCGCACCGAGTCTCCGAGCGTCCCTGGGCATCGGTGAGCGGCTGTTCGCCACCCCGGCGGACCGTCGTTTCATCGCCGCCGTCGACGACGGGCTCGAGCACGTCGAGCAGGGGCTCGAGGACGCCATGCGCTCCGCCGACACCCTGGCCGACACCACCAGCCGCTACCTGCTCTCGGCGGGCGGCAAGCGGATCCGTCCGACCCTGACGCTGCTCATCGCGCAGCTCGGCGACGGCGTGACCGACCACGTGGTGAAGGCCGCGGTCAGCGTCGAGATGACCCACCTGGCGTCGCTGTACCACGACGACGTGATGGACGAGGCACCCGTCCGCCGCGGTGTCCCGGCCGCGCACGTCACCTACGGCAACAACATCGCGATCCTCACCGGGGACCTGCTCTTCGCCCGTGCGTCGCTCATCACCGCGGACCTCGGGCCCGAGGGCATCCGGATGCAGGCCGAGACCTTCCAGCGCCTGTGCATGGGGCAGCTCCACGAGACCACCGGCCCGCAGCCCGACGACGACCCGGTCGAGCACTACATCCAGGTGCTCAGCGACAAGACCGGTTCCCTGATCGCGACCGCCGCCCGCGCCGGCGTGCTGTTCTCCGGGGCCGATCGCTCGCTGCTCGAGGCCGTCGGCACGTTCGGCGAGAAGGTCGGCGTCGCCTTCCAGCTCGTCGACGACGTGATCGACCTGGCGCCGGCGAAGGACAAGACCGGCAAGATCGCCGGCAACGACCTCCGCGCCGGCGTCGACACGCTGCCCCTGCTGCAGCTGCGCCGTCGTGCGGCCACCGACCAGGGCGCCGCGGCCCTCCTCGCCCGCATCGAGCAGCACGTCCGCGACGCCCCCGACGACGCCGTCCACTCGGACGCGTACCAGAGCGCCGTCACCGAGCTCCGCGAGCACGAGGCCACCCGGGCGACCCGGGCCCTCGCCGCGAGCTGGGCCGACGAAGCGGTCGCCGCCCTGGCACCCCTGCCGGACGGCACCGTGAAACGCGCCCTCACCCGGTTCGCGGAGACGGTCGTCGACCGCAGCCGCTGA
- a CDS encoding FAD-dependent oxidoreductase, with product MPTLRLAIVGAGPAGIYAADILLREARGFDVSIDLFEQLPAPYGLVRYGVAPDHPRIKGIVNALRDVLDRGDIRIFGNVRFGEDITLEDLKRHYNAVVFSTGAIKDADLDIPGIDLDGSYGAADFVSWFDGHPDVPRTWPLTAESVAVIGNGNVALDVSRILAKHADDLLSTEIPANVYEGLKASPVTDVHVFGRRGPAQVKFTPLELRELGELRDVDMVVYDEDFDHDEASKLAIATNKQVTVIDRVLQQWRKREVGTASRRLHLHFYAKPLELLGNDDGTLRAIRYERTRPDGQGGVEGTGEIREVPIQALYRAVGYVGSPLPGVPFDERYGVIPNHEGQVLDADGNRMPGVYATGWIKRGPVGLIGHTKSDAMETVQHVVTDQGTWWSPEDPSEAAIPALLRERGVDFTDLDGWHALDQHEIALGEPQGRARVKVVPRDEMIDVSLRGSRADSQA from the coding sequence GTGCCCACCCTCCGACTCGCCATCGTCGGCGCCGGTCCGGCCGGCATCTACGCCGCGGACATCCTCCTGCGGGAGGCGCGCGGCTTCGACGTCTCGATCGACCTGTTCGAGCAGCTCCCGGCCCCCTACGGCCTGGTGCGCTACGGCGTCGCGCCGGACCACCCCCGCATCAAGGGCATCGTCAACGCCCTCCGTGACGTCCTGGACCGCGGCGACATCCGGATCTTCGGCAACGTCCGCTTCGGCGAGGACATCACGCTCGAGGACCTGAAGCGCCACTACAACGCCGTCGTCTTCTCGACCGGCGCGATCAAGGACGCCGACCTCGACATCCCCGGCATCGACCTCGACGGCTCGTACGGTGCCGCCGACTTCGTCAGCTGGTTCGACGGGCACCCCGACGTCCCGCGCACCTGGCCGCTGACCGCCGAGAGCGTCGCCGTGATCGGCAACGGCAACGTCGCACTCGACGTGTCCCGCATCCTCGCGAAGCACGCCGACGACCTGCTGTCGACCGAGATCCCGGCCAACGTCTACGAGGGCCTCAAGGCCTCGCCCGTCACCGACGTGCACGTGTTCGGCCGCCGCGGTCCGGCGCAGGTGAAGTTCACGCCGCTGGAGCTCCGTGAACTCGGCGAGCTCCGTGACGTCGACATGGTGGTGTACGACGAGGACTTCGACCACGACGAGGCCTCGAAGCTCGCGATCGCCACGAACAAGCAGGTCACCGTCATCGACCGGGTCCTGCAGCAGTGGCGGAAGCGCGAGGTCGGCACGGCCAGCCGTCGCCTGCACCTGCACTTCTACGCCAAGCCGCTCGAACTGCTCGGCAACGACGACGGCACGCTCCGCGCCATCCGGTACGAGCGCACCCGTCCCGACGGCCAGGGTGGCGTCGAGGGCACGGGGGAGATCCGCGAGGTCCCGATCCAGGCCCTCTACCGCGCGGTCGGGTACGTCGGCTCACCCCTGCCGGGCGTCCCGTTCGACGAGCGCTACGGCGTCATCCCGAACCACGAGGGCCAGGTGCTGGACGCCGACGGCAACCGGATGCCCGGCGTCTACGCGACCGGGTGGATCAAGCGCGGCCCGGTCGGACTGATCGGGCACACGAAGTCGGACGCGATGGAGACCGTGCAGCACGTGGTCACCGACCAGGGCACGTGGTGGAGCCCGGAGGACCCGTCCGAAGCGGCGATCCCGGCACTGCTCCGCGAGCGCGGTGTCGACTTCACCGACCTCGACGGCTGGCACGCCCTCGACCAGCACGAGATCGCACTCGGCGAGCCCCAGGGCCGGGCACGGGTCAAGGTCGTGCCCCGCGACGAGATGATCGACGTCTCGCTGCGCGGCTCCCGCGCCGACTCGCAGGCCTGA